A region from the Clostridium beijerinckii genome encodes:
- a CDS encoding class 3 fructose-bisphosphatase (class 3; catalyzes the formation of fructose 6-phosphate from fructose-1,6-bisphosphate): MDIYNDDLKYLKLLAKQYPTIAEASTEIINLEAILNLPKGTEHFLADLHGEYEPFVHVLRNGSGAVKIKIEEVFGNSLMDSEKRRLATLVYYPEQKLEIVLKEEKDINDWYKINLYRLIELCRYTSSKYTRSKVRKALPKDFSYIIEELLHEEAANNDKQGYYDGIINTIIDIDRAKEFIIAISNLIQRLVVDKLHILGDIYDRGPRPDIIIDTLMDYHSVDIQWGNHDILWMGAASGNTACIANVLRIAARYSNVDVIEDIYGINLLPLATFALKYYKDDSCTAFIPKNNDETGYGTSEIELISKMHKAITIIQFKLEYEIIKRRPEFKMDHRLLLNKINYKDGSITLNDITYELSDKSFPTINYKNPFELTSEEKKLIDKLQISFLNSDKLQKHVLFLFNKGSIYLTYNSNLLFHGCIPLNKDKTFKSITLNGQNYKGKNLLDKFDTLAREGYFNNRGSEEKLYGMDIMWYLWTGSCSSLFGKEDMTTFERYFIKDKTTHKENKNPYYDFRDTEEMCNLIFEEFGLNPLESRIINGHVPVKNKLGENPIKANGKLIVIDGGFAKAYRSQTGLAGYTLTYNSYGLHLISHQPFKSIEDAFSKETDILSSRKIVEKLDRKKVGDTDVGKELKNQITDLKLLLRAYRKGLINEVR; the protein is encoded by the coding sequence ATGGATATTTATAATGATGATTTAAAATATTTAAAATTACTTGCTAAGCAATATCCAACTATTGCAGAAGCATCTACTGAGATAATTAATTTAGAAGCAATTTTAAATTTACCTAAAGGAACAGAACATTTCTTAGCTGATCTTCATGGTGAATATGAACCATTTGTTCACGTTTTAAGAAATGGTTCAGGTGCCGTTAAAATAAAGATTGAAGAAGTTTTCGGCAACTCATTAATGGACTCTGAGAAGAGAAGGCTGGCCACATTAGTTTATTATCCCGAACAAAAATTAGAGATAGTTTTAAAGGAAGAAAAGGATATAAATGATTGGTATAAAATAAACTTATACAGGTTAATTGAGTTATGTAGATATACATCTTCTAAATATACAAGATCAAAGGTAAGAAAAGCACTTCCAAAAGATTTCAGCTATATTATAGAAGAATTATTGCATGAAGAAGCTGCTAACAATGATAAACAGGGTTATTATGATGGAATAATAAATACTATTATAGATATTGATAGAGCAAAAGAATTTATAATAGCTATATCAAACCTAATACAGAGATTAGTTGTGGATAAGTTACACATACTAGGAGATATATATGATAGAGGGCCAAGACCTGATATAATAATTGACACCCTTATGGATTATCATTCTGTTGACATACAATGGGGTAATCACGATATATTATGGATGGGAGCTGCTTCTGGCAATACTGCCTGTATAGCAAATGTCTTAAGAATAGCAGCTAGATATTCTAATGTAGATGTAATTGAAGATATATATGGTATAAACTTATTACCACTTGCAACCTTTGCACTTAAATATTATAAGGATGATAGCTGCACTGCTTTTATTCCTAAAAATAATGATGAAACTGGATATGGAACTTCTGAAATTGAACTTATATCTAAAATGCATAAAGCTATAACAATTATTCAATTTAAACTTGAATATGAAATAATAAAGAGAAGACCTGAATTTAAAATGGATCATAGATTACTTTTAAATAAAATAAATTATAAAGATGGATCTATAACGTTAAATGACATTACTTATGAACTTAGTGATAAAAGTTTTCCTACAATAAATTATAAGAATCCATTCGAGCTTACAAGTGAAGAAAAAAAATTGATAGATAAACTCCAAATTTCATTTTTAAATAGTGATAAATTACAAAAACATGTTTTATTTTTATTTAATAAAGGTAGCATATACTTAACTTATAACTCTAATCTTTTATTCCATGGGTGTATTCCCCTAAATAAAGATAAAACCTTTAAAAGCATAACCCTTAATGGACAAAACTACAAAGGTAAAAATCTTTTAGATAAATTTGATACCTTAGCTAGAGAAGGTTACTTCAACAATAGAGGTAGCGAAGAAAAGTTATATGGGATGGATATAATGTGGTATTTATGGACAGGATCTTGTTCTTCTCTTTTTGGAAAAGAAGATATGACTACCTTTGAAAGGTATTTTATTAAAGATAAGACCACACATAAAGAAAATAAAAATCCATATTATGATTTTAGGGATACAGAAGAAATGTGTAATTTAATCTTTGAAGAATTTGGTTTAAATCCATTAGAATCTAGAATAATAAATGGACATGTCCCAGTAAAAAATAAATTGGGTGAAAATCCAATAAAGGCTAATGGTAAACTTATAGTTATAGATGGAGGTTTTGCAAAAGCATATAGAAGTCAAACTGGTTTAGCCGGATATACATTAACTTACAACTCCTATGGATTGCACCTTATATCTCATCAACCTTTTAAATCAATTGAGGACGCATTTAGCAAGGAAACAGATATACTATCTTCAAGAAAAATAGTAGAAAAATTAGATAGAAAAAAAGTTGGAGATACTGATGTAGGCAAAGAATTAAAGAATCAGATTACAGATTTAAAATTATTACTTAGAGCTTATAGAAAAGGGCTAATAAATGAGGTAAGATAA
- a CDS encoding adenylate cyclase gives MQELETRIIDIDVENIRSILLSNGAEKVKMEDQVNDIYDFEDGRLLEKKGYARIRTVNDILNSKVVYFMTTKKMLSQKIFKVMEENETIIEDKHMGEGIFKSLGLILKESNKKYRESYKLYDCLIEIDINDKSFCPFPYLEIETTSEEKLEKVVKLLGYTLEDTTAQTIYDILSQRGMLNNNPKGV, from the coding sequence ATGCAAGAATTAGAAACTAGAATTATTGACATTGATGTTGAAAATATAAGAAGTATTTTATTATCAAATGGTGCTGAAAAAGTTAAGATGGAAGATCAAGTTAATGATATATATGATTTTGAAGATGGAAGGCTTCTAGAAAAAAAGGGATATGCTCGAATACGAACGGTAAATGACATTCTTAATAGTAAAGTTGTATATTTCATGACAACAAAGAAAATGTTGTCTCAGAAAATATTTAAAGTCATGGAAGAAAATGAAACAATAATAGAAGATAAACACATGGGTGAAGGAATATTTAAGTCTCTTGGCCTTATTCTAAAAGAATCTAATAAGAAATATAGAGAAAGCTATAAATTATATGATTGTCTCATTGAAATAGACATAAATGATAAGAGTTTTTGTCCATTTCCTTATTTAGAAATAGAAACTACATCTGAAGAGAAATTAGAAAAAGTAGTTAAGTTACTTGGCTACACCTTAGAAGATACAACTGCTCAAACCATTTACGATATTTTGTCTCAAAGAGGAATGCTTAATAATAATCCTAAAGGAGTTTAA
- a CDS encoding acetylxylan esterase, whose protein sequence is MPVVDMDLEKLREYTGTNPIPSDFDLFWDERLKEVNNHPLNYKVEKSEIQGYDSCEYYDLWFDGIDGGKVYAKYLHPKSEEKVPLILQFHGYPGASRSWFEQSSFAGMGCAIIAMDCPGQGGKGDDIGGIKGTTVAGHIVAGLDDEPKNMYYVRLFQNTSILCRIVQELEGIDINRIYANGASQGGGIALACTSLNKIIKRCAALYPFLSDYERVWDMDLDMIAYEGLRYYSRWFDPMQENQDEVFTKLGYIDVHNFVHRLEAEVLFGTGLVDNVCPPSTQFAIYNNIKSKKQHFIFPDYTHEEISAFDDMLIDFFLKEDE, encoded by the coding sequence ATGCCAGTAGTAGATATGGATTTAGAAAAATTAAGAGAATATACCGGAACAAATCCAATACCAAGTGATTTTGATTTGTTTTGGGATGAAAGACTTAAAGAAGTAAATAATCATCCATTAAACTATAAAGTAGAGAAAAGTGAAATACAAGGATATGACTCATGTGAATATTATGATTTATGGTTTGATGGTATTGATGGAGGAAAAGTATATGCTAAGTATTTACATCCTAAGTCAGAGGAAAAGGTGCCTTTAATACTACAATTTCATGGATACCCTGGAGCTAGTAGAAGTTGGTTTGAACAATCATCATTTGCAGGGATGGGATGTGCAATTATTGCAATGGATTGCCCGGGACAAGGTGGCAAGGGCGATGATATTGGTGGTATAAAAGGTACAACAGTAGCTGGACATATAGTAGCTGGTCTAGATGATGAGCCTAAGAATATGTATTATGTTCGTTTATTCCAAAATACATCAATATTATGTAGAATAGTTCAAGAATTAGAAGGAATTGATATTAATAGGATTTATGCAAATGGTGCTAGTCAGGGAGGTGGCATTGCTCTTGCATGCACGTCACTAAACAAAATAATAAAAAGGTGTGCTGCATTATATCCATTTCTTTCTGATTATGAGAGAGTTTGGGATATGGATTTAGATATGATTGCTTATGAAGGTCTACGTTATTATTCAAGATGGTTTGATCCTATGCAGGAAAATCAAGATGAAGTCTTTACTAAGTTAGGATATATCGATGTTCATAATTTTGTTCATAGATTAGAAGCAGAAGTACTATTTGGAACAGGATTAGTAGATAATGTATGTCCTCCATCAACACAATTTGCAATCTATAATAATATAAAGTCAAAAAAACAACATTTCATATTTCCTGATTATACCCATGAAGAAATTTCAGCATTTGATGATATGTTAATTGATTTCTTCTTAAAGGAGGACGAATAA
- a CDS encoding ROK family protein, protein MRYLGVDIGGTAVKMGIVTETGEILDKCSYDVAFDGYETPIFETVKKSIDTFLRDSNVCAKDLSGIGVSATGQIDSNMGSVVGIGGNIKNWCNTEIKKELELIYNVRTTVVNDANCMVIGEQWLGGAKGYKNVIGVTIGTGVGGGIIVDSKILLGSIGIAGELGHFSIDANGRACTCGNVGCYERYASMTALVKEVKENYEKLGDVSFKKEEINGLAIFNEVEKNKELKNIVNEWIENISKGLISLTHIFNPEIILIGGGVSKQEKLFIEPIREIVLNKVMKKFSQNLKVEAAMLGNDAGLIGAVYYNIKSTKID, encoded by the coding sequence ATGAGATATTTAGGTGTAGATATTGGTGGTACAGCTGTAAAAATGGGAATAGTCACAGAAACGGGCGAAATACTTGATAAATGTAGTTATGATGTAGCATTCGATGGCTATGAAACACCAATATTTGAAACAGTAAAAAAATCAATAGATACATTTTTAAGAGATTCTAATGTATGTGCAAAAGATTTAAGTGGAATTGGAGTTTCTGCAACAGGACAAATTGACAGCAATATGGGTAGTGTTGTTGGAATAGGTGGAAACATTAAAAATTGGTGTAATACTGAAATAAAAAAGGAATTAGAATTAATATATAATGTAAGAACAACAGTTGTAAATGATGCTAATTGTATGGTAATTGGAGAACAATGGTTAGGTGGAGCAAAAGGATATAAAAATGTCATAGGGGTTACTATTGGAACTGGAGTTGGTGGAGGAATTATTGTTGATTCAAAGATTCTTTTAGGCAGTATTGGAATAGCAGGAGAACTAGGACACTTTTCTATAGATGCAAATGGAAGAGCGTGTACATGTGGAAATGTAGGCTGCTATGAAAGATATGCATCTATGACAGCACTAGTAAAAGAAGTAAAAGAAAATTATGAAAAATTAGGTGATGTTTCATTTAAAAAAGAAGAGATAAATGGACTAGCAATATTCAATGAGGTAGAAAAAAATAAAGAATTAAAGAATATTGTAAATGAATGGATTGAAAATATAAGTAAGGGTCTAATAAGTTTAACCCATATATTTAATCCAGAGATAATTTTAATTGGTGGAGGAGTAAGTAAGCAAGAAAAATTATTTATTGAACCAATAAGAGAAATAGTTTTAAATAAAGTAATGAAGAAATTTTCACAAAATTTAAAAGTAGAAGCAGCTATGTTAGGAAATGATGCTGGACTTATAGGTGCTGTGTATTATAATATTAAATCAACAAAAATAGATTAG
- a CDS encoding transcription antiterminator BglG, whose translation MSILIDSAVILKSYNNNIVSVKINGNERILFCKGIGFGKKFGDKIEKGTEVEKVFVIEDEDNLRNFKQVIENVDEEFLMLCEKIISNIATELKENLDERIHVALVDHLNFTVKRLSNNEEIENPFLMEIKALYQKEYTLAEKVAETLQNEKNITIPVGEIGFIALHIHSARNCGKLSNTIKSTHLINSVVKYVEEQIDVQINKTSLDYARFLTHLRFAIKRILVDISIKNDFIKEIKSRYKLSYKIAKGVSKILIEQLEKDVTVDEIAYLAMHIERFRISTIDK comes from the coding sequence ATGAGTATACTTATTGATTCGGCAGTCATATTAAAGTCTTATAATAACAATATAGTTTCTGTGAAAATAAACGGAAATGAAAGAATACTTTTTTGTAAAGGCATTGGATTTGGTAAAAAATTTGGAGACAAGATTGAAAAAGGTACTGAAGTTGAAAAGGTATTTGTTATTGAGGATGAAGATAATTTAAGGAATTTTAAACAGGTAATTGAAAATGTTGATGAAGAATTTTTAATGTTATGTGAAAAGATCATATCCAATATAGCAACTGAATTGAAAGAAAATTTAGATGAGAGAATACATGTTGCATTAGTAGATCATTTAAACTTTACAGTGAAAAGACTTTCAAATAATGAGGAAATAGAGAATCCATTTCTTATGGAAATTAAAGCACTATATCAAAAGGAATATACCTTGGCAGAAAAAGTTGCAGAAACTTTACAAAATGAAAAAAATATAACCATTCCAGTTGGTGAAATTGGATTTATAGCATTGCATATTCATTCTGCTAGAAATTGTGGCAAATTATCTAATACAATAAAGAGTACGCATCTAATAAATTCAGTAGTTAAATATGTTGAAGAACAAATAGACGTACAAATAAACAAAACATCTTTAGATTATGCTAGATTTTTGACACATTTAAGATTTGCAATAAAAAGAATATTAGTTGATATATCTATTAAAAATGATTTTATTAAGGAAATAAAGTCCAGGTATAAGCTATCTTATAAGATAGCTAAGGGTGTATCAAAGATATTAATTGAGCAATTAGAAAAGGATGTTACAGTGGATGAAATAGCATATTTAGCAATGCATATAGAAAGATTCAGAATATCTACAATAGACAAATAG
- a CDS encoding dihydrodipicolinate synthase family protein yields MSKFDIKAFKGVIPAVLTVFDKEENIDEVGMRQLVSFLIGKGVNGLYLTGSTGEGFTMTSEERKKVVEIVMDETAGRVPVVVHVGAIGTKISIDLAKHAESVGADGISSVPPFYWKFNEDQIVNYYTDIANSCSLPMIVYNVPLAGLLGMNAIKRLAAVENIKGIKYTALSLYEITQIKDEVGEDFLVYSGADEMAAQGLLSGADGIVGSFYNIMPELFINIFNAVQNKDLDEAKKLQKQAVEVIMYALQLPSFYAGMKVVLKWLGVNGGYCRRPFQNLTSEDEVKFKEGFKKLKETYDLKGIDFLDAL; encoded by the coding sequence ATGAGTAAATTTGACATTAAAGCCTTTAAAGGTGTAATTCCAGCTGTATTAACAGTATTTGACAAGGAAGAGAATATTGATGAAGTAGGTATGAGACAATTAGTTTCATTCTTAATAGGTAAAGGTGTAAACGGACTTTATTTAACTGGGTCAACTGGAGAAGGTTTCACAATGACTTCAGAAGAAAGAAAAAAAGTTGTTGAAATAGTAATGGACGAAACAGCAGGTAGAGTACCAGTTGTAGTTCATGTAGGAGCTATTGGAACAAAAATTTCAATCGATCTTGCTAAGCATGCTGAAAGTGTTGGAGCAGATGGTATCTCAAGTGTACCTCCTTTCTACTGGAAGTTTAATGAAGATCAAATAGTTAATTATTATACAGATATAGCAAATTCATGCAGTCTTCCAATGATAGTATACAATGTACCTCTTGCAGGATTACTTGGAATGAATGCTATAAAGCGTTTAGCTGCAGTTGAAAATATTAAGGGAATTAAATACACTGCATTATCTTTATATGAAATAACACAAATAAAAGATGAAGTTGGAGAAGACTTCTTAGTTTATTCTGGTGCTGATGAAATGGCTGCCCAAGGGTTGCTTTCAGGAGCTGATGGAATAGTTGGATCTTTCTATAACATAATGCCAGAATTATTTATAAATATCTTTAATGCAGTTCAAAATAAGGATCTAGATGAAGCAAAAAAACTACAAAAACAAGCTGTAGAAGTTATAATGTATGCATTACAATTACCATCATTTTATGCTGGAATGAAAGTAGTTTTAAAATGGTTGGGTGTAAATGGCGGATATTGCCGTAGACCATTCCAAAATTTAACATCAGAAGATGAAGTTAAATTCAAAGAAGGATTTAAGAAGTTAAAAGAAACTTATGATTTAAAAGGAATTGATTTCTTAGATGCCCTATAA
- a CDS encoding N-acetylmannosamine-6-phosphate 2-epimerase: MKKEDILNKIKGNLIISCQALEGEPLYIEDGSMMPLMARAAKQAGACAIRTNGVLDVIGIKEETNLPVIGIIKKCYEGYEQHITVTMDEVDQLVEAKADIIAFDCTLRDRVDGRTVAEFIKAIKEKYPEVILMADISNLEEGINAWKSGIDMVGTTLSGYTPYTEKLEEPDFKLIEDLAKNIDIPIIAEGRIHKPEQAVKAFDLGAYSVVVGGAITRPLEIATRFINAISEM; this comes from the coding sequence ATGAAAAAAGAAGATATACTAAACAAAATAAAAGGAAATCTAATTATATCTTGTCAAGCATTAGAAGGAGAACCTTTATATATAGAAGATGGTTCTATGATGCCACTTATGGCGAGAGCAGCGAAACAAGCAGGGGCTTGTGCTATTCGTACAAATGGAGTTCTTGATGTTATAGGAATAAAAGAAGAAACTAATTTGCCTGTAATAGGAATAATAAAAAAATGTTATGAAGGCTATGAGCAACATATTACAGTTACAATGGATGAAGTAGATCAATTAGTAGAAGCAAAAGCAGATATTATTGCCTTTGATTGCACTTTAAGAGACAGAGTAGATGGACGCACAGTGGCAGAATTTATTAAAGCTATTAAAGAAAAGTATCCAGAAGTAATTCTTATGGCAGATATATCAAACTTAGAAGAGGGTATAAATGCATGGAAGTCTGGAATTGATATGGTTGGAACAACTCTTAGCGGATATACTCCATATACTGAGAAGTTAGAAGAACCAGATTTCAAACTAATAGAAGATTTAGCTAAAAATATTGATATTCCTATAATAGCTGAAGGGAGAATTCACAAACCAGAACAAGCAGTAAAAGCCTTTGATTTAGGTGCATATTCAGTAGTAGTTGGTGGTGCAATTACTAGACCATTAGAAATAGCAACAAGATTTATTAATGCTATTTCAGAGATGTAG
- a CDS encoding F420H(2):quinone oxidoreductase has protein sequence MPYKINLKKSRECDVFIIGAGIAGVMSAIQASNNGASVIISSSANILSGSSFYPGTWGLGLIGPENKEDEKDLAKTIKEVGCDVVDENLVQTFVSNIPKAIRLVKSMNINMKEAANKDQKEFIPCFDHKIRNWNGILFDSAKEVFSEKLKAQNIKTYPFSEVIEIIKEEEKVIGIILINKNKEFEFIKCKAIVIASGGIGGLFKYRLNTNDITGMGQSLALKSGCKLVNIEFMQMMPGYINPCPKTIFNEKTFKYVDILNQYGKNIFDGMENKLEKLEERSTHGPFTSRLNSREIDYKIFNEFMKDRNGVVVRYKEEIKHQQPEFIKVYFDWLKERKNLTVDDDINLGIYFHAANGGIKIDEKAQTGVNGLFAAGEVTGGMHGADRIGGLSTANGLVFGTIAGESASTYASNIIMSSIEKIEFEPYEIENAEELINELQEIMFRAAMIEKNEITVQSAIKRIDEIQSNLVYKSDFNMKDINKSYRLKANLLLSKCILMAIDLRKESRGSHYRSDYKKSNSNMNKKIIIELNDNIDVHFE, from the coding sequence ATGCCCTATAAAATCAATCTAAAAAAATCACGTGAATGTGATGTGTTTATTATTGGTGCAGGTATTGCTGGCGTTATGTCAGCAATCCAAGCATCAAATAATGGAGCATCAGTAATTATATCTAGTAGTGCAAATATTTTATCTGGATCTAGCTTTTATCCTGGAACATGGGGATTAGGTCTAATAGGCCCAGAAAACAAAGAAGATGAAAAAGATTTAGCAAAAACAATTAAAGAAGTTGGTTGTGATGTAGTTGATGAAAATCTAGTTCAAACTTTTGTAAGCAATATACCAAAAGCAATACGGCTAGTTAAATCAATGAATATAAATATGAAAGAAGCAGCTAACAAAGATCAAAAAGAGTTTATTCCATGCTTTGATCATAAAATAAGGAATTGGAACGGAATTTTATTTGATAGTGCAAAAGAAGTATTTAGTGAAAAACTTAAAGCACAAAATATAAAGACATATCCTTTTTCCGAGGTAATTGAAATTATAAAGGAAGAAGAAAAGGTTATTGGAATTATATTAATTAATAAGAATAAGGAATTTGAATTTATTAAATGTAAAGCAATTGTAATAGCAAGTGGAGGAATCGGCGGATTATTTAAGTATAGACTTAATACAAATGATATTACTGGAATGGGACAATCGTTAGCATTAAAAAGCGGATGTAAATTAGTAAATATAGAATTTATGCAGATGATGCCAGGATATATAAATCCATGTCCTAAAACAATATTTAATGAAAAGACATTTAAATATGTAGATATTTTAAACCAATATGGAAAAAATATCTTTGACGGAATGGAAAACAAACTGGAAAAATTAGAGGAGCGATCAACACATGGTCCCTTTACATCTAGATTAAATTCAAGAGAGATTGACTATAAAATCTTTAATGAATTTATGAAAGATAGAAATGGAGTTGTAGTTAGGTATAAAGAAGAAATTAAACATCAACAACCTGAATTTATCAAAGTATATTTTGATTGGTTAAAGGAAAGAAAAAATTTAACAGTTGATGATGACATAAACTTAGGAATTTATTTTCATGCTGCTAATGGGGGCATTAAAATTGATGAAAAGGCCCAAACTGGAGTAAATGGTTTATTTGCAGCAGGTGAAGTAACTGGAGGAATGCATGGAGCTGATAGGATTGGAGGACTATCAACTGCAAATGGATTAGTATTTGGAACAATAGCAGGTGAGTCTGCTAGTACATATGCTTCAAATATTATTATGAGCAGTATAGAAAAAATAGAATTTGAACCTTATGAGATTGAAAATGCTGAAGAACTAATTAATGAGTTACAAGAAATCATGTTTAGGGCAGCAATGATCGAAAAAAATGAAATAACGGTTCAAAGTGCGATTAAAAGAATAGATGAAATACAAAGCAATTTAGTATATAAGTCAGATTTTAATATGAAGGATATAAATAAATCTTATAGATTAAAGGCTAATCTATTATTATCTAAATGTATTTTAATGGCAATTGATCTACGTAAAGAAAGTAGAGGATCCCATTATCGTAGTGATTATAAGAAATCTAATTCTAATATGAACAAGAAGATAATTATTGAACTTAATGATAACATAGATGTTCATTTTGAATAG
- a CDS encoding PTS glucose transporter subunit IIA encodes MFNFFKRKSNKEIKLVAPITGRTIDLSKVPDSVFAQKLAGDGVAIDPIGDIIVAPADGELTLVFKTLHAFAITLASGAELLIHIGIDTVSLNGEGFQQLVEAGTMVKSGTPIIKINRDFILSKGFSLITPVLITNMDIVKELKANIDKDVISGQDEVISFSL; translated from the coding sequence ATGTTTAATTTTTTTAAAAGGAAGTCAAACAAAGAAATAAAATTAGTTGCACCTATAACTGGTAGAACAATAGATTTATCTAAAGTACCTGATAGCGTATTTGCTCAAAAATTAGCTGGTGATGGAGTTGCTATAGATCCAATCGGTGATATAATAGTTGCACCTGCTGATGGAGAATTAACATTAGTATTTAAAACATTACATGCTTTTGCAATAACACTTGCGAGTGGTGCTGAATTATTAATTCATATAGGGATTGATACTGTTTCTCTAAATGGTGAAGGATTTCAACAACTAGTTGAAGCTGGAACTATGGTTAAATCTGGAACTCCAATTATAAAAATAAATAGAGATTTTATTTTAAGCAAAGGTTTTTCTTTAATAACTCCTGTTCTAATTACCAATATGGATATTGTTAAAGAATTGAAAGCCAATATTGATAAAGATGTTATTTCAGGACAGGATGAAGTAATTAGTTTTAGTTTATAA
- a CDS encoding acetylxylan esterase, translating into MPALDMPINEMEQYLGSGIKPKDFDEYWDNQIRKANDMKLEYIITQKEFKNKKAKYYEIIFKGIDGANIYAKYICPNHEGKVPTVLEFHDYKQSSRGWHHLTRYIALDYAVLAMDCRGQGGKSEDLGGVKGSTVCGHLINGIHDEVDKMYYTKVYLDGYILSKIAEALPNTDKDKMITFGKGQGGTIALVTSVFNGNIKKCSLQYPFLSDFKRVWDMDLDIEAYEGIRYYFRWFDPMHINEKRIFEKLGYIDAVNFASKLKCQLFVGTGLLDNICPPSTQYAIFNNAKGEKKHVVFPKYGHELINFFEDENLKFIKL; encoded by the coding sequence ATGCCAGCATTAGATATGCCTATAAATGAAATGGAACAATATTTAGGCTCTGGAATAAAACCTAAAGATTTTGATGAGTATTGGGATAATCAAATAAGAAAAGCAAATGACATGAAATTAGAATATATAATTACACAAAAAGAATTTAAAAATAAAAAAGCAAAATATTATGAAATAATATTTAAAGGCATAGATGGAGCTAATATATATGCTAAGTACATATGTCCAAATCATGAAGGCAAAGTTCCTACAGTGTTAGAATTTCATGATTATAAGCAATCAAGTAGAGGCTGGCATCACTTAACTAGATATATTGCACTTGATTATGCAGTTCTTGCCATGGATTGCAGAGGTCAAGGTGGAAAGAGCGAAGATTTAGGCGGTGTAAAAGGATCTACAGTGTGTGGACATTTAATAAATGGAATCCACGATGAAGTTGATAAAATGTATTATACTAAGGTTTATTTAGATGGATATATATTATCAAAAATAGCTGAAGCACTACCCAATACAGATAAAGATAAAATGATTACTTTTGGTAAAGGTCAAGGTGGAACAATAGCTCTTGTGACTTCAGTATTTAATGGGAATATAAAGAAGTGTTCACTTCAATATCCATTTTTAAGTGACTTTAAACGTGTATGGGATATGGATCTAGATATAGAGGCTTATGAAGGAATTAGATATTACTTTAGATGGTTTGATCCAATGCATATTAATGAAAAAAGGATATTTGAAAAGCTTGGATATATAGATGCTGTTAATTTTGCATCAAAACTTAAATGTCAACTATTTGTTGGAACAGGATTACTTGACAATATTTGCCCACCAAGTACCCAATATGCCATCTTTAACAATGCAAAAGGTGAAAAAAAGCATGTTGTTTTTCCAAAGTATGGACATGAATTAATTAATTTTTTTGAAGATGAAAATTTAAAATTTATTAAATTGTAA